In a genomic window of Clavelina lepadiformis chromosome 7, kaClaLepa1.1, whole genome shotgun sequence:
- the LOC143464640 gene encoding uncharacterized protein LOC143464640, giving the protein MKSDRTMSAGKGETQETQPEKIDLAATNNVSTNSAQCDEAAIYNTSIYECPRGLECLLPLDEVIIVTTATSDLGWVEDKAKQRLYNLKKTYGPGSSEHVIHFYDKNDKEIVRRVIGAYSCCLYPVLCCCADQGTGLVESIEAPPGQQIARTQQISAWFAFRLRIYDESNNGRLVLNSSCSENGLNVATTTGDQIGKLIFNRPKNRNKNWTTTVTFPMDLDVRLKAALLWISS; this is encoded by the exons atgaAAAGTGACCGAACAATGTCCGCTGGCAAAGGCGAAACGCAG GAAACTCAGCCTGAAAAAATTGATCTAGCAGCGACAAACAATGTTTCTACAAATTCCGCGCAATGTGATGAAGCAGCTATTTACAACACTTCCATATACGAATGCCCTCGAGGACTTGAGTGTTTGTTGCCTCTTGATGAAGTAATAATTGTAACAACAG CTACATCTGATCTAGGATGGGTGGAGGACAAGGCAAAACAGCGTCTTTATAACTTGAAAAAGACATACGGACCCGGCTCATCTGAGCACGTTATACATTTTTACGACAAGAATGACAAG GAGATTGTGAGACGTGTAATTGGCGCATATAGCTGCTGCTTATACCCAGTGCTTTGTTGCTGCGCTGATCAGGGTACTGGACTGGTAGAATCGATTGAGGCGCCGCCTGGACAACAAATTGCAAGAACGCAACAAAT TTCGGCTTGGTTTGCCTTTCGTTTACGTATCTATGATGAATCGAATAATGGCCGGTTGGTTTTAAACAGCAGTTGTTCCGAAAACGGTTTAAACGTCGCCACAACAACCGGGGATCAGATTggaaagttaatttttaatagGCCTAAAAACCGTAACAAAAACTGGACAACTACCGTGACCT TTCCAATGGACTTGGATGTTAGACTGAAAGCAGCTTTACTGTGGATAAGCAGCTGA